In one window of Armatimonadota bacterium DNA:
- the nth gene encoding endonuclease III gives MARETQEERAQRARAILRELKRARPDARIELEFSNPLELLVATVLAAQCTDKKVNEVTRTLFKRYPTAAHYAKADPGKLEQEIRATGFYHQKAKSLVEIGKELAEKHGGDVPRSMSDLVVLPGVARKTANVVLGSAMGIAAGIVVDTHVQRLAGRTGLSREKTPEKIEADLMELLPKREWIACGVLGTLHGRNICIARRPWCSRCVILALCPQAGVADAQ, from the coding sequence ATGGCGAGGGAGACACAGGAGGAGCGCGCGCAGCGGGCGCGGGCGATATTGAGGGAATTGAAGCGGGCGCGGCCGGATGCGCGCATCGAGCTGGAGTTCAGCAACCCGCTGGAATTGCTGGTGGCGACCGTGCTCGCGGCGCAGTGCACGGACAAGAAGGTGAACGAGGTCACGCGCACGCTGTTCAAGCGCTACCCAACAGCGGCGCATTACGCGAAGGCGGACCCGGGGAAGCTGGAGCAGGAGATTAGGGCGACGGGCTTCTACCATCAGAAGGCGAAGTCGCTGGTCGAGATCGGCAAGGAGCTGGCGGAGAAGCACGGGGGCGACGTGCCGCGCAGCATGAGCGATCTGGTGGTGCTGCCGGGGGTGGCGCGGAAGACGGCGAACGTAGTGCTGGGCAGCGCAATGGGCATTGCGGCGGGGATCGTCGTGGACACGCACGTTCAGCGGCTCGCCGGGCGCACCGGGCTGTCGCGGGAGAAGACGCCGGAGAAGATCGAGGCGGATCTCATGGAGCTGCTGCCGAAGCGGGAATGGATCGCATGCGGGGTGCTGGGCACGTTGCACGGGCGGAACATCTGCATTGCGCGGCGGCCGTGGTGCAGCAGGTGCGTGATCCTGGCGCTGTGCCCGCAGGCGGGGGTGGCGGACGCTCAGTAG